In Alphaproteobacteria bacterium, one genomic interval encodes:
- the narI gene encoding respiratory nitrate reductase subunit gamma, with protein MITYMNTVVFGLYPYIALTVLVIGSILRYDREPFTWRSGSSQLLRRRQLVWGSVLFHVGILVVFVGHLGGLLTPIALFDWLGISHGFKQMTAIVVGGVAGVVCLVGATMLVHRRLFDPRIRRTSAFSDIAILLLLYVQLVLGLATIPISMQHLDGGEMVLFMAWAQGIFTFDLAASSYVLHVHPIFKAHLALGLTILLVFPFTRLVHMLSAPVRYLWRPGYQVVRQRQTGGRRGRQTAA; from the coding sequence ATGATCACTTATATGAACACGGTCGTCTTCGGCCTCTATCCCTATATCGCCCTGACGGTCCTCGTGATCGGCAGCATCCTGCGCTATGACCGCGAGCCTTTCACCTGGCGGTCAGGGTCCAGTCAGCTCTTGCGGCGACGCCAGCTTGTCTGGGGGTCCGTGTTGTTCCATGTAGGAATCCTGGTTGTCTTTGTCGGCCATCTGGGCGGCTTGCTGACGCCAATCGCATTGTTTGACTGGCTTGGCATCTCGCACGGGTTCAAGCAGATGACCGCCATTGTCGTCGGAGGCGTCGCCGGCGTGGTGTGCCTGGTCGGAGCCACCATGCTGGTCCATCGCCGGCTGTTCGACCCTCGTATCCGCCGGACATCCGCTTTCAGCGATATTGCGATCCTGCTTCTGCTTTACGTTCAGCTGGTTCTGGGCCTCGCCACCATACCGATCTCCATGCAGCATCTGGATGGCGGGGAAATGGTCCTGTTCATGGCCTGGGCGCAAGGGATCTTTACCTTTGATCTGGCGGCATCCAGCTATGTTCTGCATGTCCATCCGATCTTCAAGGCCCACCTGGCCCTGGGTCTGACCATTCTGCTGGTCTTTCCCTTCACCCGACTGGTCCACATGCTGAGCGCACCGGTGCGCTATTTGTGGCGGCCAGGCTATCAGGTGGTGCGCCAGCGCCAGACCGGCGGCCGCAGGGGGCGGCAGACAGCCGCCTGA
- the narJ gene encoding nitrate reductase molybdenum cofactor assembly chaperone → MQRALKALSIVLSYPTGELREEAADVKAALTAEQALDSGSLNRLSGLLDRLACDDLYDSQESYVLLFDRTRSLSLHLFEHVHGESRDRGQALVDLQSVYATGGYEVAAKELPDYLPLFLEFLSTRPSDEAREHLVQISHILAALRMRLTARGSDYAAAIGAIESLAGHTASPQAVTDAMIAPDDDPNDLQALDRAWEETAVTFGPGATATNGAPMRPPAGQGDHS, encoded by the coding sequence ATGCAACGGGCGCTGAAGGCCCTTTCCATTGTGCTGAGCTACCCGACCGGTGAGTTGCGCGAAGAGGCGGCGGACGTGAAGGCCGCGCTGACCGCAGAGCAGGCCCTGGACAGCGGCAGCCTGAACCGATTGTCCGGATTGCTCGACCGTCTGGCCTGCGATGATCTGTACGATTCGCAGGAGTCCTATGTCCTGCTGTTTGATCGCACCCGCTCCTTGTCACTGCACCTGTTCGAACATGTCCATGGCGAAAGTCGTGACAGAGGGCAGGCCCTGGTGGACCTGCAATCGGTCTATGCCACCGGCGGCTATGAGGTTGCGGCCAAGGAGCTACCGGACTATCTGCCCTTGTTCCTGGAGTTTCTGTCCACCCGGCCAAGCGACGAGGCGCGCGAGCATCTGGTACAGATCAGCCATATTCTAGCGGCCCTGCGCATGCGCCTGACAGCGCGCGGCAGCGACTACGCCGCCGCCATCGGCGCCATTGAGAGCCTGGCCGGCCACACTGCCAGCCCGCAGGCAGTGACCGACGCCATGATCGCCCCGGATGACGATCCGAATGACCTGCAGGCACTGGATCGGGCCTGGGAAGAGACGGCAGTCACCTTTGGCCCGGGCGCAACAGCTACGAACGGCGCACCCATGCGGCCCCCCGCCGGTCAGGGAGACCACTCATGA
- the typA gene encoding translational GTPase TypA codes for MDLRNIAIIAHVDHGKTTLVDQLLKQSGAFRDNQQVAERALDSNELERERGITILAKCTSVEWQGTRINIVDTPGHADFGGEVERILSMVDGVVLLVDAAESVMPQTKFVLSKALKIGLRPIVMINKADRPDGRPAEVLEEIFDLFLTLEANDDQLDFPVLYASGRQGWAVANLETDERKDLSILFDRILTYIRPPAARAYARGDLPFAMLITTLQADPFLGRILTGRIEQGIISTNQTIKALSRDGREVERARATKLLAFDGLSRVPVDRAEAGDIIAIAGLSTATVADTLCDMALETPLQAAPIDPPTIAISIGVNDSPLAGREGDKVQSRVIRARLLSEAEGNVAIRVRDNAEGDSYEVAGRGELQLGVLIENMRREGFELSISRPRVLYKQDDKGQRLEPVEEVIVFVDDEYTGAVIEKVSQRKGELQDMRPAGGGKTRIVFHAPSRGLIGYAGEFLTDTRGTGVLNRQFHGYQLYRGPIPGRRNGTLIANGDGNAVAYALWNLEERGILFIHPGDKVYQGMVIGENSRGNDLDVNPLKGKQLTNMRTTSKDEAVKLTPPRTMTLEQAIAYVGDDELVEVTPKSIRLRKRALLPHLRKRAKEVA; via the coding sequence ATGGACCTGCGCAATATCGCCATTATCGCCCACGTCGACCACGGCAAGACGACGCTGGTGGACCAGTTGCTGAAGCAAAGCGGCGCCTTCCGCGATAATCAGCAGGTGGCCGAGCGCGCCCTTGATTCCAACGAATTGGAGCGCGAGCGCGGCATTACCATCCTGGCCAAATGCACCAGCGTGGAATGGCAAGGCACCCGCATCAATATCGTTGATACACCCGGCCACGCCGATTTCGGCGGCGAGGTAGAGCGCATCCTGTCCATGGTGGACGGTGTCGTTCTGTTGGTTGACGCGGCGGAAAGCGTTATGCCGCAGACCAAGTTTGTCCTGTCCAAGGCCCTGAAGATCGGCCTGCGGCCGATTGTCATGATCAACAAGGCGGATCGGCCTGACGGCCGGCCGGCAGAAGTTCTGGAGGAGATTTTTGACCTCTTCCTGACTCTCGAAGCCAATGACGATCAACTGGACTTCCCGGTGCTCTACGCCTCCGGCCGCCAGGGCTGGGCCGTAGCCAATCTGGAGACCGACGAACGCAAGGACCTGTCGATCCTGTTTGATCGTATTCTGACCTACATTCGCCCGCCCGCAGCCCGCGCCTATGCCCGCGGCGACTTGCCATTCGCCATGCTCATCACAACGCTGCAGGCCGATCCGTTCCTGGGACGGATCCTGACCGGTCGGATCGAGCAGGGGATTATCTCCACCAATCAGACAATCAAGGCCCTGTCCCGGGACGGACGCGAGGTGGAGCGGGCGCGGGCAACGAAGCTGCTGGCCTTCGACGGCCTGTCACGAGTGCCCGTGGACCGGGCGGAAGCCGGCGACATTATCGCCATTGCCGGGCTCAGCACCGCCACCGTGGCCGACACCCTTTGCGATATGGCACTCGAGACGCCCCTGCAAGCGGCGCCGATTGATCCGCCGACCATCGCCATCAGTATCGGCGTCAATGACAGCCCGTTGGCCGGCCGCGAGGGCGACAAGGTGCAAAGCCGGGTTATCCGTGCCCGCCTGCTGTCCGAAGCCGAAGGCAATGTGGCCATTCGTGTACGCGACAATGCGGAGGGCGATTCATATGAAGTGGCCGGCCGCGGCGAGCTGCAGCTTGGCGTCCTGATCGAGAATATGCGACGCGAAGGCTTTGAGCTGTCCATCAGCCGTCCCCGTGTCCTGTATAAGCAGGACGACAAAGGCCAGCGACTTGAGCCCGTCGAAGAAGTCATCGTCTTTGTGGATGATGAGTATACCGGCGCCGTGATCGAGAAAGTCAGCCAGCGCAAGGGCGAGCTGCAGGACATGCGGCCGGCCGGCGGCGGTAAGACCCGTATTGTGTTTCACGCGCCCAGCCGTGGCCTGATCGGCTATGCCGGCGAGTTCCTGACGGATACGCGCGGCACCGGTGTTCTGAACCGGCAGTTTCACGGCTATCAGCTCTATCGCGGTCCGATTCCGGGACGGCGCAACGGCACCCTGATTGCCAACGGTGACGGCAACGCGGTCGCCTATGCCCTGTGGAATCTGGAGGAGCGTGGCATCCTGTTCATCCACCCTGGTGACAAGGTCTATCAGGGCATGGTCATCGGCGAGAATTCCCGCGGCAACGACCTGGACGTCAATCCGTTGAAGGGCAAACAACTGACCAACATGCGCACGACCTCCAAGGATGAAGCGGTGAAGCTGACGCCGCCTCGCACCATGACCCTGGAGCAGGCCATCGCCTATGTGGGCGACGACGAACTGGTGGAGGTGACGCCGAAGTCCATCCGCCTACGCAAGCGAGCGCTGCTGCCCCACCTGCGCAAGCGGGCAAAGGAAGTGGCCTGA